One part of the Olleya sp. YS genome encodes these proteins:
- a CDS encoding sigma-70 family RNA polymerase sigma factor, producing MNDKKILEFFKIGQRQKAFKALYRLYPRIEKLVLSKGGKPSDAQDVFQEALIILNRNLEKSDFKLTASFYTYLYSVSRFVWKDMQNKFSTQELHDLKDDEVSNFHHVLEEKKYRFAENAFRELGERCQQLLQLFYLKRISFKEIAVTMQFKSEKIAKNQKYKCLKKAKDIFHQNYQS from the coding sequence ATGAATGACAAAAAAATATTAGAATTCTTTAAAATAGGACAACGTCAAAAAGCTTTTAAAGCGCTTTATAGATTATATCCAAGAATAGAGAAATTAGTTTTATCTAAAGGAGGAAAACCTTCTGATGCACAAGATGTATTTCAGGAAGCATTAATTATCTTAAACCGAAATTTAGAAAAGTCAGACTTTAAGTTAACTGCTTCATTTTACACCTATTTATATTCTGTATCAAGATTTGTTTGGAAGGATATGCAAAACAAATTTTCTACCCAAGAGCTTCATGATTTAAAAGATGATGAGGTCTCAAATTTTCATCATGTTTTAGAAGAAAAAAAATATCGGTTTGCCGAAAACGCCTTTCGCGAATTAGGAGAACGATGCCAACAATTACTTCAGCTATTTTATTTAAAAAGAATTTCTTTTAAAGAGATAGCAGTTACAATGCAATTTAAATCTGAAAAAATTGCTAAAAACCAGAAGTATAAATGCTTGAAAAAAGCAAAAGACATCTTTCATCAAAATTATCAATCTTAA
- a CDS encoding molecular chaperone DjiA, giving the protein MSGLKWIGATLGWSLGGPIGAIIGLAIGSLGDAMSSKGGFLLGDGNPKNQQRQQRRQPNYRTRPNYRTQQQRRAQTTSGDFEVSLLILASVVIKADGSQDQRELDFVRNKFVELYGKDRANKAFKLFKSVSKQTISTRDVCRQIQQMMDHAARLQLLHFLFGIAKADQMVTDDEEAEINRISNYLGISSRDYTSIKAMFYNSSDNAYKILEINKTATVDQIKKAYRTMAKKYHPDRVEHLGDEHKKGAEDKFKQVQKAYEYLQKERGF; this is encoded by the coding sequence ATGAGCGGATTAAAATGGATTGGTGCCACTTTAGGTTGGTCTTTAGGTGGACCAATAGGTGCAATTATTGGATTAGCAATAGGTAGCTTAGGTGATGCCATGTCAAGTAAAGGCGGTTTTTTGTTAGGTGATGGAAACCCTAAAAACCAGCAAAGACAACAACGTAGACAACCTAATTATAGAACCAGACCAAACTACAGAACCCAACAACAACGTCGTGCTCAAACCACTTCTGGAGACTTTGAAGTTAGTTTATTAATCTTAGCATCTGTAGTTATAAAAGCAGACGGAAGTCAAGACCAACGCGAGCTGGATTTTGTTCGTAATAAGTTTGTAGAATTATATGGTAAAGACAGAGCCAACAAAGCGTTTAAACTCTTTAAAAGTGTTAGTAAACAAACTATATCTACTAGAGATGTTTGTAGACAAATCCAACAAATGATGGATCATGCAGCGCGTTTACAATTACTTCACTTTTTATTTGGTATTGCAAAAGCAGACCAAATGGTGACAGACGATGAAGAAGCAGAGATTAACCGTATTTCTAATTATTTAGGCATTAGTAGTCGTGATTATACTAGTATTAAAGCTATGTTTTATAACAGTAGTGACAATGCGTATAAGATTTTAGAAATTAATAAAACTGCAACTGTAGATCAAATAAAAAAGGCTTACCGAACTATGGCTAAAAAATACCATCCAGATCGTGTAGAGCATTTAGGAGACGAGCATAAAAAAGGTGCAGAAGATAAATTTAAGCAAGTCCAAAAAGCATACGAGTATTTGCAAAAGGAGAGAGGGTTTTAA
- a CDS encoding BrxA/BrxB family bacilliredoxin, translating into MYPAELVKPMREDLTNVGFEELHTAEAVNEAIAKEGTTLVVVNSVCGCAAANARPGARMSLQNDKKPSNIVTVFAGVDKEATDQARAHMVPFPPSSPSMALFKNGELVHMLERHHIEGRPAELIAENLIDAYNEHC; encoded by the coding sequence ATGTATCCAGCAGAATTAGTAAAACCAATGCGTGAAGACTTAACTAACGTAGGTTTTGAAGAATTACATACAGCAGAAGCAGTAAACGAAGCAATAGCAAAAGAAGGCACGACATTAGTGGTTGTAAACTCGGTTTGTGGTTGTGCAGCAGCTAATGCAAGACCAGGAGCTAGAATGAGTTTGCAAAATGACAAAAAACCATCAAATATTGTGACGGTTTTTGCAGGTGTAGATAAAGAAGCAACAGACCAAGCTAGAGCACACATGGTACCATTTCCTCCAAGCTCACCAAGTATGGCTTTATTTAAAAACGGAGAATTAGTACACATGTTAGAGCGTCATCATATTGAAGGTCGTCCAGCAGAACTAATTGCTGAAAATCTAATTGATGCTTACAACGAGCATTGCTAG
- a CDS encoding lysophospholipid acyltransferase family protein — MRKLLAYPLTCIYYLFFGLSLLVFHPIQWICFNVFGYQAHKKSVDYLNFCLTRCLHILGIRFSFKVPKDLPKNVPIILVANHQSMNDIPPIIWFMRRFHVKFVSKKELGKGIPSVSYNLRHGGSVLIDRKNPKQAVEKIKEMAYYIETHNRGVVIFPEGTRSRDGHPKPFQTRGLATLIEAAPNAYIIPLTINNSWKTLMYGKFPMGIGAHLKFKVHQPLKVSDFETKPLIELVETTIKNDIIVG, encoded by the coding sequence ATGAGAAAGCTTTTAGCTTATCCTTTAACTTGTATATATTACCTTTTTTTTGGGTTAAGCTTGCTTGTATTTCATCCCATACAATGGATTTGTTTTAACGTATTTGGTTACCAAGCTCATAAAAAAAGTGTGGATTATTTAAACTTTTGTTTGACACGTTGTTTGCATATTTTAGGGATTAGATTTAGCTTTAAAGTCCCAAAAGACTTGCCTAAAAATGTTCCTATTATCTTAGTTGCAAATCATCAAAGTATGAACGACATACCACCAATAATTTGGTTTATGCGTCGTTTTCATGTAAAATTTGTAAGTAAAAAAGAATTAGGTAAAGGTATACCAAGCGTGTCTTATAATTTACGTCATGGTGGCTCTGTTTTAATAGATAGAAAAAATCCTAAACAAGCTGTTGAGAAAATAAAAGAGATGGCTTATTATATTGAAACCCATAATAGAGGTGTTGTTATTTTCCCAGAAGGTACACGTAGTCGTGATGGTCATCCAAAGCCTTTTCAAACACGTGGTTTAGCAACTTTAATTGAAGCTGCTCCAAATGCTTACATCATCCCATTAACGATTAATAATTCTTGGAAAACGTTGATGTACGGAAAATTCCCAATGGGAATTGGAGCGCATCTAAAATTTAAAGTTCACCAACCCTTAAAAGTGAGTGATTTTGAAACTAAACCCTTGATAGAATTGGTTGAAACTACTATAAAAAATGACATCATCGTTGGATAA
- a CDS encoding HD domain-containing protein — MTSSLDNNILIEHTKQFVKDTLKDAEGGHDWFHTLRVFNNSLLISKYEDVDLLVVKLGALLHDIADSKFHDGDNTIGPKLAGEFLLKQNVDSATINHVIKIIENISYSSNIGNAQAFKSKELDVVQDADRLDALGAIGIARTFNYGGFKNRALYNPEIKPNLKMSQAEYKGSTAPTINHFYEKLLLLKDTMNTKTGKKIAEKRHDYMVAFLKQFFSEWDGEK, encoded by the coding sequence ATGACATCATCGTTGGATAACAATATACTTATAGAGCATACAAAGCAATTTGTAAAAGACACTTTAAAGGATGCTGAAGGTGGACACGATTGGTTTCACACCCTAAGAGTGTTTAACAATAGCTTACTTATCTCTAAGTATGAGGATGTTGATCTATTAGTGGTTAAACTTGGCGCTTTATTGCATGATATTGCAGATAGCAAATTCCATGATGGAGATAATACTATTGGCCCTAAATTAGCTGGCGAATTTTTGTTGAAACAAAATGTGGACTCAGCAACCATAAACCATGTGATTAAGATTATTGAAAACATCTCATATAGTTCTAATATTGGAAATGCTCAAGCTTTTAAATCTAAAGAACTTGATGTGGTTCAAGATGCTGACCGATTAGATGCTTTGGGTGCTATTGGAATTGCACGTACCTTTAACTATGGTGGATTTAAAAACAGAGCACTTTATAATCCAGAGATTAAACCCAACTTAAAAATGAGTCAGGCTGAATATAAAGGGTCGACTGCGCCAACCATTAATCATTTTTACGAAAAACTACTGCTTTTAAAAGATACAATGAATACCAAAACGGGTAAAAAAATTGCGGAAAAACGTCATGATTATATGGTTGCGTTTTTAAAGCAATTTTTTTCTGAGTGGGACGGTGAAAAATAG
- a CDS encoding PA0069 family radical SAM protein, with protein MLNNSKIKGRGAQLNTHNRFFELTHEQRDDFLEYCEKEGEQADKNKTQYLEVFPKTIVNKVTSPDVGMAYCMNMYQGCEHGCIYCYARNSHEFWGYSAGLDFERRILVKKKAPELLEQFLKKKSWKAQPIVMSGNTDCYQPAEQHFKITRQCLKVFLKYKHPVAIITKNSLILRDLDLLKALAKDHLISVNISITSLSETTRRILEPRTATIKKRLETVKVLSDNNIPVNVMLAPLIPAINSHEVLPLAKAVSEAGALSIAHTIVRLNGAIGEIFTDWIKKTLPDRADKVLHQIENCHGGHLNDSRYGTRMRGEGQIAKQINDLVKLARHKYFKDKAMPKLNTSLHEVYKDNQLKLF; from the coding sequence ATGTTAAATAATTCAAAGATAAAAGGAAGAGGTGCGCAGCTTAATACGCATAATCGTTTTTTTGAATTGACTCACGAACAGCGTGATGATTTTTTAGAATACTGCGAAAAAGAAGGTGAGCAAGCAGATAAAAATAAGACTCAATATCTAGAAGTCTTTCCAAAAACAATTGTCAATAAAGTGACCAGTCCAGATGTTGGTATGGCGTATTGCATGAATATGTATCAAGGATGCGAGCATGGTTGCATCTATTGTTACGCAAGGAATAGTCACGAGTTTTGGGGTTATAGTGCAGGATTAGATTTTGAACGACGTATTTTAGTAAAAAAGAAAGCACCAGAATTATTAGAGCAATTTTTAAAAAAGAAAAGTTGGAAAGCACAACCCATTGTCATGTCAGGCAATACCGATTGTTATCAACCAGCAGAACAACACTTTAAAATTACTAGACAATGTTTAAAAGTGTTTTTGAAGTATAAACATCCAGTTGCTATCATCACTAAAAATAGTTTAATTCTTAGGGATTTAGACCTTTTAAAAGCTTTGGCAAAAGACCATTTAATTAGTGTCAATATCTCTATCACGTCATTGTCAGAAACCACAAGACGTATTTTAGAACCTAGAACAGCAACCATAAAAAAACGGTTAGAAACTGTAAAAGTGTTAAGCGATAATAACATTCCAGTAAACGTAATGTTGGCACCTTTAATACCAGCCATTAATAGTCATGAGGTATTACCATTGGCAAAAGCAGTTAGTGAAGCAGGTGCATTGAGTATTGCACATACTATCGTAAGATTAAATGGCGCAATAGGCGAGATTTTTACAGATTGGATTAAAAAAACATTACCTGATCGTGCAGACAAAGTATTACATCAAATAGAAAATTGTCATGGAGGACACCTAAACGATTCTCGTTATGGAACACGTATGCGTGGCGAAGGTCAAATAGCAAAACAGATTAATGATTTAGTCAAATTGGCAAGACATAAATACTTTAAAGATAAAGCCATGCCAAAATTAAATACATCTTTACATGAAGTCTATAAAGACAATCAATTAAAGCTATTTTAA
- a CDS encoding TraB/GumN family protein, with protein MKNLKQLIVTLFLAVVAIFNLNAQDNPNTNLWKIEGDSIKTSYLFGTIHLLPKKDFKISNKVKNAFDKCDKVALEIDMADPSFSADVMKNAFLKEGEELKSYLDDDEYVILDNYLKEKTGVGMANYNKFKPFMLMSVIMTASIEEEVASYEMTFIEMTKQAEKDMEGLETFADQVNIFEAEPYDEQLDKFIEMIEDPEKNADTYQKLLDLYLAEDVDGMYDYMDDYMDGDIEAMKLFLDDRNNNWIPKFAEYSKEDAVFYAVGAGHLGGEQGVINLLKKAGYTVTPVLE; from the coding sequence ATGAAAAATTTAAAACAATTAATAGTAACATTATTTTTAGCTGTTGTAGCTATATTTAATTTAAATGCACAGGACAATCCAAATACTAATCTTTGGAAGATAGAAGGAGATAGTATTAAAACCTCATATCTTTTTGGGACTATTCATTTATTACCAAAAAAGGACTTTAAAATTTCAAATAAAGTAAAGAATGCTTTTGATAAATGTGATAAAGTAGCTTTAGAGATTGATATGGCAGATCCAAGTTTTAGTGCAGATGTCATGAAAAATGCCTTTTTAAAAGAAGGTGAAGAGCTAAAGTCATATTTGGATGATGACGAGTATGTTATTCTAGACAACTATCTAAAAGAAAAAACAGGAGTTGGTATGGCTAATTATAATAAGTTTAAACCTTTTATGTTAATGTCTGTAATAATGACTGCATCTATAGAAGAAGAAGTAGCTAGCTACGAAATGACATTTATAGAAATGACAAAGCAAGCTGAAAAAGATATGGAAGGATTAGAAACATTTGCAGATCAAGTCAATATTTTTGAAGCTGAGCCATACGATGAGCAACTAGATAAATTTATTGAAATGATTGAAGATCCAGAGAAAAATGCAGATACTTACCAAAAGTTATTGGACTTATATTTAGCAGAAGATGTTGATGGTATGTATGATTATATGGATGATTATATGGATGGAGATATTGAAGCAATGAAATTATTTTTAGATGACAGAAACAATAACTGGATACCTAAATTTGCAGAATATTCAAAAGAAGACGCTGTTTTTTATGCAGTAGGAGCAGGACATTTAGGAGGAGAACAAGGCGTTATTAATCTACTAAAAAAAGCTGGTTATACAGTAACTCCTGTGTTAGAGTAG
- a CDS encoding AraC family transcriptional regulator, with product MRFTFLFLFFITTLSAQETDSLSLKSYEELSDLINKTFQTDADLAKEVTLYYISKAKKEANPKEEISGLAKYIHANILDRNFGDFKTEEERILELAAKYDLQDHVLQNFYVLANTYFFQGIWGKSIEKYTKALNIAKSINNYKFQSIILTQLGYVKSVIGDHEKALSYQKEALKLNRGQTQIGDSNNEDRRLSAEISSLYFISRSYINSKQKDSAKAYIDEAININELVKDSCLSKAFYRTKGEVDLLYNNFKQAISNFEISKTYCLPLSKGDSLLYSGCYGRAYMGLKQYDKAISVLEKGAHDYGVRQEEEGFMDDHYKLLAKAYKHTGNIEKSNFYFEKYIHTTEEFSKIQDTVISSFKNEELKSFKAELDAIKSESNKKGNYLKYLALVASIVILALLFFLLKFYRNKKQNEIKFQELLSKFNTSDSNTKIVDTKDEVLDESTSTEVNEEVKQQILEGLLKLEEQEYFLKKECNSYNVAKKIKTNTSYLSKVINAHYQKNFNTYINDLRINYAIIRLKEDSRFRSFSIQSIAEELGYKSADSFTKYFKQHTDLNPSFYIKQLKALA from the coding sequence ATGAGGTTTACCTTTTTATTTCTTTTTTTTATTACTACGCTTTCTGCTCAAGAGACAGATTCTCTTTCATTAAAGAGTTATGAAGAGCTATCAGACTTAATAAATAAAACTTTTCAAACTGATGCTGATTTAGCAAAAGAAGTTACGCTTTACTATATAAGCAAAGCAAAAAAAGAAGCTAATCCAAAAGAAGAAATATCTGGTTTAGCTAAATATATTCATGCTAATATTTTAGATAGAAATTTTGGAGATTTTAAAACAGAAGAGGAAAGGATACTTGAGCTTGCTGCAAAATATGATTTACAAGACCATGTATTACAAAACTTTTATGTGTTAGCTAACACATATTTTTTTCAGGGTATTTGGGGTAAATCTATAGAGAAGTATACTAAAGCTTTAAATATTGCAAAATCAATTAATAACTATAAGTTTCAAAGCATAATTTTAACGCAGTTAGGATATGTAAAGTCTGTAATTGGCGATCATGAAAAAGCATTATCATATCAAAAGGAAGCTTTAAAATTAAATAGAGGACAAACACAAATAGGAGACTCAAATAATGAAGATAGAAGATTAAGCGCAGAGATTTCATCTTTATATTTTATTAGTCGTTCTTACATTAACTCTAAACAAAAGGATTCTGCCAAAGCCTATATTGATGAAGCAATAAATATTAATGAATTAGTAAAAGACAGTTGTTTGTCTAAAGCATTTTATAGAACAAAAGGAGAAGTTGATTTGTTGTATAATAATTTTAAACAAGCAATATCAAATTTCGAAATTTCAAAAACCTATTGTTTACCACTTAGTAAAGGCGATAGTTTGTTGTATTCTGGATGTTATGGACGTGCTTACATGGGTCTTAAGCAGTATGATAAAGCAATTTCTGTTTTAGAAAAAGGAGCGCATGATTATGGCGTAAGACAGGAGGAAGAAGGATTTATGGATGATCATTACAAACTGTTAGCTAAAGCATATAAGCATACTGGTAATATTGAAAAATCAAACTTCTATTTTGAAAAATACATCCATACAACTGAAGAGTTTAGTAAAATTCAAGACACAGTAATTTCTTCTTTTAAAAATGAAGAATTAAAATCATTTAAAGCAGAATTAGATGCTATTAAATCTGAAAGCAATAAAAAAGGAAACTATCTAAAATACTTGGCTTTAGTGGCATCAATAGTCATCTTAGCGTTATTGTTTTTTCTTTTAAAATTCTACAGAAATAAAAAGCAAAACGAAATTAAATTTCAGGAATTACTAAGTAAATTCAATACTTCAGATAGCAATACTAAAATAGTCGATACTAAAGATGAGGTTTTAGACGAAAGTACTTCTACAGAAGTAAATGAAGAAGTAAAACAGCAAATTTTAGAAGGTTTACTAAAACTTGAAGAGCAAGAATACTTTTTAAAAAAAGAGTGCAACTCTTATAATGTGGCTAAAAAAATTAAGACAAACACCTCGTATTTATCTAAAGTTATAAATGCGCATTACCAGAAAAATTTTAATACTTACATAAACGATCTGCGTATTAATTATGCAATAATTAGGTTAAAAGAAGATAGTAGATTTCGTTCTTTTTCTATTCAATCTATAGCAGAAGAATTAGGTTATAAAAGTGCAGATTCGTTTACAAAATACTTTAAGCAGCATACCGATTTAAACCCTTCTTTTTATATCAAACAGCTTAAAGCTTTAGCTTAA
- a CDS encoding enoyl-CoA hydratase-related protein — protein MNYENILTASQNGITTITINRPSKLNALNKATIEELHSAFDTANKDKNTKVIIVTGSGEKAFVAGADISEFANFSVENGGKLAAKGQELLFDFVENLSTPVIAAVNGFALGGGLELAMACHFRVASDNAKMGLPEVSLGVIPGYGGTQRLPQLVGKGRAMELVMTAGMIDAQTALNYGLVNHVVAQDELLPLAEKIAGKIMRNSSVAISKAIKAINANYKDGVDGFKVEIDQFGDCFGTEDFKEGTTAFLEKRKADFPGK, from the coding sequence ATGAATTACGAAAACATACTTACAGCATCCCAAAATGGAATAACAACCATTACTATTAATAGACCTTCAAAATTAAATGCTTTAAATAAAGCTACTATTGAAGAATTACACAGCGCATTTGATACTGCTAATAAAGATAAAAACACCAAAGTAATAATCGTAACTGGTAGTGGCGAAAAAGCATTTGTAGCAGGAGCAGATATAAGCGAGTTTGCTAATTTTAGTGTGGAAAATGGCGGAAAACTAGCAGCAAAAGGTCAAGAACTATTGTTTGATTTTGTCGAAAATTTAAGCACTCCAGTTATTGCAGCAGTTAATGGTTTTGCACTTGGTGGTGGATTAGAATTGGCTATGGCTTGTCATTTTAGAGTGGCAAGTGACAACGCAAAAATGGGTTTACCAGAAGTTAGTTTAGGAGTCATACCTGGATATGGAGGTACACAACGTCTACCACAATTAGTAGGTAAAGGTCGTGCTATGGAACTAGTAATGACAGCAGGTATGATAGATGCACAAACAGCTTTAAACTATGGTTTAGTTAATCATGTTGTAGCACAAGACGAATTATTACCATTAGCAGAAAAAATAGCTGGTAAAATTATGCGTAATTCTTCAGTAGCCATTAGCAAAGCAATAAAAGCTATAAATGCTAATTATAAAGATGGAGTGGATGGCTTTAAAGTAGAAATCGATCAATTTGGAGACTGCTTTGGAACCGAAGATTTTAAAGAAGGGACTACTGCATTTTTAGAAAAACGAAAGGCGGATTTTCCTGGAAAATAA
- a CDS encoding HAMP domain-containing sensor histidine kinase, producing MKITKLSLRLRIFFAMIFLVLLASILIALVAAYQYSEETQDYHQQRLERKEKNIKRHLDFVIRETTFEVIPEKLPLIFKDEIYKIADIHGLKVNLYDLEGTLLISSKASLPQDTVETCIKAEILNKLSNTSGHKFVELREEKGENFRSSYTYITDPKFKPLAILNLPYLENDDFLSRELNEFFERLGYTYILMLVTAIALAYFLSKYITRTLKTISDKMNQTRLEKRNQKIEIESTTEEISTLVKSYNSMIDQLEESAVKLAKSEREQAWREMAKQVAHEIKNPLTPMRLTVQSFQRKFDPQDPNIVQKLDEYSKTLIQQIDTMSSIASAFSNFAKMPAQQNETLNVVKIIDLALDIFNEDYIIFQPEKEEIIAKFDRTQLIRVVTNLVKNGIQAIPEDKTPNLVVTVSEKDNDVIITISDNGKGITDENKPKVFEPKFTTKSSGMGLGLAMVKNIVETYQGTITFVSEEGQGTTFTVTFPKQ from the coding sequence ATGAAAATAACAAAACTCTCTTTACGACTTCGCATCTTTTTTGCTATGATTTTTTTGGTGCTGTTAGCCTCCATTTTAATTGCTTTAGTGGCAGCTTATCAATACAGTGAAGAAACCCAAGACTACCATCAACAGCGATTAGAGCGTAAAGAAAAAAACATCAAACGTCACCTAGATTTTGTTATTAGAGAGACAACGTTTGAAGTGATTCCTGAAAAATTACCATTAATTTTTAAAGACGAAATTTATAAAATAGCAGATATCCATGGTCTTAAAGTTAACCTATACGATTTAGAAGGAACACTATTAATCTCCTCTAAAGCAAGTTTGCCACAAGACACTGTTGAAACTTGTATTAAAGCTGAAATATTAAATAAGTTATCTAATACATCTGGGCATAAATTTGTTGAATTACGTGAAGAAAAAGGTGAAAACTTTAGATCATCTTATACATACATAACAGACCCTAAGTTTAAACCTCTGGCTATTTTAAATTTACCTTATTTAGAAAATGACGATTTCCTGTCTAGAGAGCTTAACGAGTTTTTTGAACGTTTAGGCTATACTTATATTTTAATGCTTGTAACAGCAATTGCATTAGCCTATTTTTTATCAAAATATATCACTCGAACTCTAAAAACAATTAGTGATAAAATGAATCAAACGCGTTTAGAAAAACGCAATCAAAAAATTGAAATAGAAAGTACTACTGAAGAAATTTCTACATTAGTAAAATCGTACAACAGTATGATTGACCAATTAGAAGAAAGTGCTGTAAAATTAGCCAAAAGCGAGCGTGAACAAGCATGGAGAGAAATGGCAAAACAAGTGGCACACGAGATTAAAAATCCATTAACACCAATGCGATTAACTGTGCAGAGTTTTCAGCGTAAGTTTGATCCACAAGACCCAAATATTGTTCAGAAGTTAGATGAATACAGTAAAACGTTAATACAGCAAATAGATACCATGAGCTCTATAGCAAGTGCGTTTTCCAACTTTGCTAAAATGCCAGCACAACAAAACGAAACCCTTAATGTGGTTAAAATTATAGATTTAGCGCTAGATATTTTTAATGAAGATTATATCATATTTCAGCCAGAAAAAGAAGAGATTATTGCCAAGTTTGATAGAACACAATTAATTAGAGTGGTAACTAATTTGGTTAAAAACGGGATTCAAGCCATACCTGAAGATAAAACGCCTAATTTAGTCGTGACCGTTTCAGAAAAAGATAATGATGTAATTATAACTATTTCAGATAATGGAAAAGGGATTACTGACGAAAATAAACCCAAAGTCTTTGAACCTAAATTTACAACTAAATCAAGCGGAATGGGTCTTGGGTTAGCAATGGTTAAAAATATTGTGGAAACTTACCAAGGAACAATTACCTTTGTGTCTGAAGAAGGACAAGGCACAACGTTTACAGTTACTTTTCCTAAGCAATAA
- a CDS encoding CopD family protein, with protein sequence MEYYNYIKALHLIFVVTWFAGLFYIPRLFVYQIEAFHKPLPDKDILGHQLKLMTKRLWYIITWPSAILATIFAVWLLILQPFWLQQPWMHVKLGFVLLLFIYQYQTHIFFKQLQNDVVKKTSNFMRLYNEGATFILFAVVFLVILKSAINWVFGVVGILVLGLLLMLGFKLYKRIRDKNPNA encoded by the coding sequence ATGGAATATTACAATTACATAAAAGCGTTACACCTAATATTTGTAGTCACTTGGTTTGCAGGTTTGTTCTATATTCCTAGGCTATTTGTATATCAAATAGAAGCGTTTCATAAACCCTTACCAGATAAAGACATTCTAGGACATCAACTTAAACTTATGACCAAACGCTTGTGGTATATTATTACTTGGCCAAGTGCCATTTTAGCAACTATCTTCGCGGTTTGGTTATTAATTTTACAACCCTTTTGGTTACAACAACCTTGGATGCATGTAAAATTAGGATTTGTGTTGTTGCTCTTTATTTATCAGTATCAAACTCATATATTTTTTAAACAATTACAAAACGATGTAGTTAAGAAAACCTCTAATTTTATGCGTTTATATAACGAAGGTGCTACATTTATACTGTTTGCAGTTGTTTTTTTAGTCATACTTAAAAGTGCTATCAATTGGGTGTTTGGTGTAGTGGGTATTTTAGTTTTAGGATTGCTTTTAATGTTAGGGTTTAAATTATATAAACGCATTCGCGATAAAAACCCAAATGCTTAA